The following is a genomic window from Miscanthus floridulus cultivar M001 chromosome 14, ASM1932011v1, whole genome shotgun sequence.
ATGGCCCACGACGCCGTCGAGCTCACGGCCCTTGAAGAGGCGCTCTCCAAGCGTGAGGCCGCCGGGACGCGGGCGCTCCAGGGCCAGACGCCCCGCCACCCCTGCGGCGCCGTGCCGTCGACCGGGGGCTCCACCCCGCGCCGGCCCTCCGCCGCCACGCCGCGCCACCCGCCCTCCTCGCCGTCCCCCGCGGCGTCGTCCGGAGACGGAGCCGGAGGGTACTACCCGCCTCTACGGTGCTGCATCGACCACCCACCCACCGCGTCCGAGGCCGACGCGCTCGAGACCCCGCGCGACCAGCTTACCTGCCTCGCCCACCGCGTCCACCTCCTCGAGCGCGGCACGACCCCGGTGGCCGCCGCCAACGCCAACACCACGCCCATCATCCGCGTCGCGCCGGGATCCGCATTCCCGTGCCACGCGCGCGCCTACTCGGACGACAGCCTCAACTTGTACGACGGCGACTGCTTCCCGGACGACGACTGCGGCGCCAGCGACCGGGTATACACCGTGGACACCATTCACGGGGCACCCCTGGCGGTTCCTGAGCTCGGCTCCTACGGCGGCGGTGGCACACCTATGGGGAGCGACTGCGGCTACGGCGGCGCTCCGTGGACGGAAGACGAGGAGGTGCGCCGCCTCAGCGCGCGGATGCAGGAGTTGGAGGCGGACCGTGAGTCCATGAGGCAGGCCATCATCTCCATGGGGGCCGAGAAGGCGCAGGTCATGCTGCTCAAGGAGATCGCGCAGAAGCTCTGCAAGGAGGCGGCGCCACCACCGGttccagcggcggcggcagtggcgcagCAGAGCTTCTACAAAGGGGGCAACACGCAGCCGGCCATGACCGTCACTGTGCGACCACCACGGCACCCGCCGGTGCTTATGCAAAGGAAGGTGGTGAAGAGGCAGCCATCACTCTTTGCTGCAGTGGTCAAGGTAATCTCTGTTTTACCCCTGTTTTAAGGCTACTTCCAACCTAAAAAAGATTCTTGAAAACAGAAGCTAATTTGCTTGCTTTTGACTCCATCCCTTCCAGTGGGTTACATCAATCATGTGGTGGCGAAGGAAATCATCCCGCGTCAAGTGAGTTCCTCTTCCTTATCCCGTTCCTGAATCCCTTCCTGAATCACTTCCTTCCATTGCACACGCTGCTGTTCTCCGTGTCTGCTGCTTCGTACTTTAAAGTTCTTCGCCACCGATGGTATGATGGTTGGCAGGTACCCGATTGGGCAGTGCGGCAACAATGTGGGGCTCCTGCAGCTGCTCGACAAGGCTCCCAGGGCATCAGGCCACGGCCACCAGAGGCCTCCCAAGAGGATCTAATCTAACCACCAAATGATCGAGCCAGCCGTTCCCCTTACTCATCAGTGAATATGTATTGTTCTCGCTTTCGCGTCCGTCTGTTGATCGTGTCTGGTGATGTATCTTTCACATATGGAAACCATTTTTTCAGATTTCGTGTCAACATTTTCGTTGCATCTTGCTCGCTCGTACATTGTTTGCACCATATGAGAGAGAGAGTGTAACAGATTGCTTGTACAGTGTAGGATACCACTTGAGCGTTGTAAATTGTGTTCAAGGGAGTTATTTAATCGCCAGAAGTTGACTCAGAATGCCTCGTGGAATTGACGCTCATGGCAATTCACTGCAGAATACTCTTGGGTGCCATTTGAGCACTTTATTTAACCTGTCACAGGGGATGCATACATGATTTACGGTTTCATTATGGTTTTGGGAAAAAAAATGGTGAACTTGAATAGGCAATTTGCCAGGGTAGTGGAACTTATGAATTCTAACTCCCACCGTGGGTTATATTTTGGCTGTCCATTCTTCTTTCATAAATATCTTAACTCTCCGGAAAGAGTCTTGTGCTAAATCTCTACAAAGAGCCATTACTCTGGAACATGTATTAGCATTTAAGAAAAATTACTAGTGCGTGCCCGTGGACCTGTTAGCACCTCTCCTCTATCTCTACCTTTTCCTCTTCCTCCACTAGGCTCCCCAGGGCCTCTTCACCTTCCCCTTAGGCCCTCTCCTCTATCTCTACCTTTTCCTCTTCCTCCACTAGGCTCCACAGGCCTCTTCACCTTCCCCTTAGGCTCAGGCCACTACCGCCTAAAAGCTCTTCGGAGACAGTCAGATATGATTTCTGGAGGCAGGCCCGTCTGGGCTCT
Proteins encoded in this region:
- the LOC136502625 gene encoding myosin-binding protein 7-like, encoding MADVGEPPPSLCPLCGHPASFSVSPPTSAAAANASPARPPLKRRTPPVPEAPPAVVRVEIGDEAAALREALARQQAALADVQAELDAERGAAAGAASEAMTMILRLQREKAEAMMEARQFRRYAEEKMAHDAVELTALEEALSKREAAGTRALQGQTPRHPCGAVPSTGGSTPRRPSAATPRHPPSSPSPAASSGDGAGGYYPPLRCCIDHPPTASEADALETPRDQLTCLAHRVHLLERGTTPVAAANANTTPIIRVAPGSAFPCHARAYSDDSLNLYDGDCFPDDDCGASDRVYTVDTIHGAPLAVPELGSYGGGGTPMGSDCGYGGAPWTEDEEVRRLSARMQELEADRESMRQAIISMGAEKAQVMLLKEIAQKLCKEAAPPPVPAAAAVAQQSFYKGGNTQPAMTVTVRPPRHPPVLMQRKVVKRQPSLFAAVVKWVTSIMWWRRKSSRVKYPIGQCGNNVGLLQLLDKAPRASGHGHQRPPKRI